A window of the Dyadobacter pollutisoli genome harbors these coding sequences:
- a CDS encoding ABC transporter permease, with amino-acid sequence MHLSYRIAVRYFFSRNKRSFISIIARIAMAGVAVGTMAMVVVLSVFNGMEDLNRRIFKTFDADVKISPAEGKRFKVTESLLGQIRSTDGVKLITEVIEDNALARYGSQQTIVRLKGVDNTFEQQGQLDTALIEGSLKLHGNGGTPYAVIAEGVRNALSISLEDIITPLELLYPKTGSKTLNLTSSEAFNQVSLRPGGIFFIEPRYDDYVIAPLAQVASLMQYQGDRSALEIRIGPGFDEQQVSKALAKKLGEQFVVKDRDSLNADLLRAIRFEKLFVAVTLSLIILVAATNIFFSLSMLAIEKKKDVEMLYALGATPALIRRIFLAEGAIVALSGAIVGLGGGILICWLQMTYGLVSMGMTTSLVEDYPVKLIWGDILFTGIIVVIITMVVSYVPARRAAQAGQILRV; translated from the coding sequence ATGCACCTCTCTTACCGGATCGCCGTACGCTACTTTTTTTCACGTAATAAGCGCAGTTTCATCAGCATCATCGCCCGCATCGCTATGGCGGGTGTGGCCGTAGGAACGATGGCAATGGTGGTGGTACTATCGGTTTTTAACGGTATGGAGGACCTGAACCGCAGGATTTTCAAAACGTTTGACGCTGACGTAAAAATATCGCCTGCCGAAGGTAAAAGATTTAAGGTTACGGAATCGCTTCTCGGACAGATCAGATCTACCGACGGCGTGAAGCTGATAACGGAAGTCATTGAGGATAATGCCTTGGCAAGATACGGAAGCCAGCAAACGATCGTACGACTGAAAGGGGTTGATAATACCTTCGAGCAACAGGGCCAGCTGGATACGGCGCTCATTGAAGGTTCATTGAAACTTCATGGTAACGGCGGCACGCCATATGCGGTGATTGCGGAAGGCGTTAGAAATGCCTTGTCGATATCCTTGGAAGACATTATTACGCCGCTGGAATTGCTATATCCAAAAACGGGGAGCAAAACGCTGAACCTGACCTCCTCAGAAGCATTCAACCAGGTGTCGCTCAGGCCGGGAGGAATATTTTTTATAGAGCCCCGTTATGACGACTACGTGATCGCCCCGCTGGCACAGGTAGCGTCGCTGATGCAATACCAGGGAGATCGTTCTGCATTGGAAATCAGGATCGGCCCCGGCTTTGACGAACAGCAGGTCAGTAAGGCATTGGCGAAAAAACTGGGGGAGCAATTCGTAGTGAAAGACAGGGATTCGCTCAATGCTGACCTTTTACGTGCCATCCGGTTTGAAAAACTATTTGTCGCAGTGACCTTATCTTTGATTATTTTAGTAGCAGCCACCAACATCTTCTTTTCGCTGAGTATGCTGGCGATTGAAAAGAAAAAGGATGTTGAGATGCTTTATGCATTGGGCGCGACACCAGCGTTGATCCGGCGGATATTTTTGGCTGAGGGGGCGATTGTGGCGCTTTCAGGCGCTATAGTTGGCTTGGGCGGAGGTATTCTGATATGCTGGCTGCAAATGACATATGGCCTTGTTTCTATGGGTATGACAACGTCCCTCGTCGAGGATTATCCCGTTAAATTAATATGGGGGGACATACTTTTTACAGGCATTATCGTCGTTATCATTACTATGGTTGTATCGTACGTGCCGGCGAGAAGGGCAGCACAGGCGGGGCAGATACTACGTGTTTAA